In Fusarium musae strain F31 chromosome 7, whole genome shotgun sequence, a single window of DNA contains:
- a CDS encoding hypothetical protein (EggNog:ENOG41): MAGTLVERAAHPVNTSSLDTKLDVSARPRSQSHLEAAFSPVNNDGCFDFDRVLKSGYVQKRTQKTKKWKPVYLVLRPNTLSLYKNESESRLRHQLYLSELTAVAELKDPKHKREHVFGLFSPSRNYHFQANSAQDAQEWMDLIRRDARIDEEEDEMFLASPRASQQPGNGMEPVSISNNRPNEHERFLSSSPEPMASSAPRYVTSAGGRRRSSILESSGLSGAEFASHSDLSDNEAFRPQDSSYDSLAVQSPGKLPPATRPLGQGIRSASQTSVSNVEQDPDRVIWQGWLYLLRHRRGMRQWKDMWAVLRPRNLILYKDESEYTARWILPLSAVVNVVDIDPLSKSKKHCLQVITEEKSYRFCAHDEDALVRCIGAFKSLLAKRRELEARAAATTT; this comes from the exons ATGGCCGGAACTCTCGTTGAAAGGGCCGCGCATCCGGTCAATACATCTTCTCTTGATACTAAACTCGACGTTTCTGCTCGTCCTCGCAGCCAATCTCACCTTGAGGCTGCATTTTCTCCTGTCAACAACGACGGTTGTTTTGACTTTGACCGCGTGTTGAAGAGCGGCTATGTCCAGAAGCGTACACAAAAGACAAAG AAATGGAAGCCTGTTTACCTTGTCTTGCGACCCAACACCCTCTCTTTATACAAAAACGAGAGCGAGTCTCGACTACGACACCAGCTTTACTTATCCGAGCTTACAGCCGTCGCCGAATTGAAAGACCCCAAGCATAAGCGCGAGCATGTCTTTGGCCTCTTTTCCCCGTCTCGCAACTACCACTTTCAAGCGAATTCCGCCCAAGATGCTCAGGAATGGATGGACTTGATCCGAAGGGATGCGCGtatcgatgaagaggaggacgagatGTTCCTTGCTAGCCCACGTGCCTCTCAACAGCCTGGCAATGGCATGGAGCCGGTTTCCATCAGCAACAACCGACCAAATGAACATGAGCGTTTCCTTTCTAGCTCTCCGGAACCAATGGCATCATCTGCTCCCAGATATGTCACCTCGGCAGGGGGTAGGAGAAGGTCGTCGATACTAGAGTCTTCGGGACTATCGGGCGCGGAGTTCGCATCTCACTCCGACCTTTCCGACAATGAAGCTTTCCGACCCCAGGACTCGTCCTACGATAGTTTGGCCGTTCAATCGCCTGGCAAGCTACCCCCAGCGACTCGCCCATTAGGCCAAGGTATCCGATCCGCGAGCCAAACGAGCGTGTCCAATGTTGAGCAAGACCCCGACCGTGTCATATGGCAAGGCTGGCTCTACCTCTTGCGTCACCGACGTGGCATGCGCCAGTGGAAGGATATGTGGGCTGTCCTTCGCCCACGTAACCTCATTCTCTACAAGGACGAGTCCGAATACACAGCCCGGTGGATCTTACCGCTCTCCGCAGTCGTAAATGTCGTCGATATAGATCCTCtcagcaagagcaagaagcatTGCCTTCAGGTTATCACTGAAGAAAAGAGCTACCGCTTCTGCGCCCACGATGAAGATGCCCTTGTTCGCTGTATTGGCGCTTTCAAGAGTTTACTTGCTAAACGTCGCGAACTTGAGGCTCGCGCTGCCGCGACAACCACATGA
- a CDS encoding hypothetical protein (EggNog:ENOG41): protein MADSGTPSNPGQLPPPPQAGAGAPGFEAGQNGQPMAPPPLHIPQNTNPIPTAITSPRSAADQGGILSPTSAGGFRRAAPEPNKRALYIGGLDQRVTEEVLRQIFETTGHVQNVKIIPDKNARGYNYGFVEYDDPGAAERAMQTLNGRRVHQSEIRVNWAYQSNTTNKEDTSNHFHIFVGDLSNEVNDEVLLQAFSAFGSVSEARVMWDMKTGRSRGYGFVAFRDRPEAEKALSSMDGEWLGSRAIRCNWANQKGQPSMAQQQAMQAMGMTPTTPYGHHQFPAHGVASYEVILTQTPSWQTTVYVGNLTPYTTPNDVVPLFQNFGFVVESRFQADRGFAFIKMDTHENAAMAICQMNGYNVNGRPLKCSWGKDKTPSAQGAFDPAQPYSPQSAQAPGFPGTPTYYPQYGAQYGGQPGNYGGPQTGSPAGYAGSPMGYAAPQSAGGYGRGQQPPNAEWAQPRPGQNFNNGFGGYQA, encoded by the exons ATGGCCGATTCTGGAACGCCCTCCAACCCAGGCCAGCTGCCTCCCCCCCCTCAGGCCGGTGCTGGCGCCCCTGGCTTCGAAGCTGGCCAGAATGGACAGCCTATGGCCCCTCCGCCTCTGCATATCCCTCAGAATACCAACCCGATCCCGACTGCCATCACCTCCCCCAGATCCGCTGCCGATCAAGGAGGCATCTTGTCGCCTACCAGTGCAGGTGGCTTTCGTCGTGCTGCTCCTGAGCCCAACAAGCGTGCCCTCTACATTGGTGGTTTGGACCAGCGTGTAACCGAGGAAGTCTTGCGTCAGATCTTTGAGACTACGGGTCATGTTCAGAACGTCAAGATTATTCCCGACAAGAAT GCGCGTGGTTATAACTATGGCTTTGTCGAGTATGACGACCCTGGTGCCGCTGAGCGTGCCATGCAGACTCTCAATGGACGACGAGTTCACCAATCG GAAATCCGAGTCAACTGGGCCTATCAGTCGAACACTACAAACAAGGAGGACACCTCGAATCATTTCCACATCTTTGTTGGTGATTTGTCCAACGAAGTCAACGATGAGGTCCTCCTTCAAGCCTTCTCTGCTTTTGGTTCCGTTTCAGAGGCTCGTGTCATGTGGGATATGAAGACCGGCCGATCTCGAGGTTACGGTTTTGTTGCCTTCCGCGACCGCCCTGAGGCCGAAAAGGCTCTGAGCTCCATGGACGGCGAGTGGCTCGGCTCGCGAGCCATCCGATGTAACTGGGCAAACCAGAAGGGCCAACCTTCAATGGCCCAGCAGCAAGCTATGCAGGCGATGGGCATGACGCCTACCACCCCTTACGGGCATCACCAATTCCCAGCACATGGCGTCGCTAGTTACGAGGTTATTCTGACTCAAACTCCCAGCTGGCAGACAACTGTCTATGTCGGCAACCTTACTCCTTACACAACTCCCAACGATGTGGTTCCTCTGTTCCAGAACTTCGGTTTCGTTGTTGAGTCTCGATTCCAGGCCGATCGAGGTTTTGCTTTCATTAAGATGGACACCCACGAGAACGCGGCTATGGCGATCTGCCAGATGAACGGGTATAACGTTAACGGACGACCTCTCAAGTGCAGT TGGGGCAAGGACAAAACACCCAGTGCTCAAGGAGCCTTTGACCCTGCTCAGCCTTACAGCCCACAGAGTGCTCAAGCTCCTGGCTTCCCAGGCACGCCTACGTACTATCCTCAGTATGGTG CCCAGTACGGTGGACAGCCTGGAAACTATGGTGGACCACAAACTGGATCACCGGCCGGTTATGCTGGATCCCCTATGGGATATGCTGCTCCTCAAAGCGCGGGCGGCTACGGCAGGGGCCAACAGCCTCCCAATGCTGAATGGGCCCAGCCTCGCCCTGGACAGAACTTCAACAATGGATTTGGTGGTTATCAGGCCTAG
- a CDS encoding hypothetical protein (EggNog:ENOG41): MSLHEQHSIPNDTEQEIRSKVEQVLKGTPFAPSSLRKLSGGTANFMYHATLEKPSDEDTYQNGVVIKQGEGYVALHPAFKIATSRCAIEYDSLVHLAGLPPTETPSCRISTPETYYFNQDSNTQVQEYLPEALSLKDYALKYYVAPTPSSLKEQCEQLGHGLGSWLRAFHGWSQEPKQAALRETFARNKEMQGLKNMINYQQLLQVVDRYPEILGDARDVFQGVSDLAAGELADESALYPIHGDFWTGNILLPDAPLAKGTHTPIRIIDWEMVQIGVRPLDLGQAIAELWQLKLYKDIAAGEWLIQAFADGYGAVSDDFAYRTVIHVGVHLICFGSQTPGWGDAEQQKDVVRTGKEIIFRAWARDRGYFVGHVLGSLFRN; this comes from the exons ATGTCTTTACACGAACAACACAGCATTCCCAATGATACCGAACAAGAAATCCGCTCCAAAGTAGAGCAAGTCCTGAAAGGAACACCTTTTGCTCCCTCAAGCCTACGAAAGCTCAGTGGTGGTACTGCCAACTTCATGTACCATGCAACTCTCGAGAAGCCATCGGATGAAGACACATATCAAAATGGCGTCGTGATCAAGCAGGGCGAGGGCTACGTTGCACTTCACCCTGCGTTCAAGATTGCAACTTCTCGATGT GCTATCGAGTATGATTCTCTCGTTCATCTTGCTGGACTCCCCCCAACAGAAACGCCATCGTGTAGAATATCAACTCCAGAGACATATTACTTCAACCAAGATAGCAATACTCAAGTCCAAGAGTATCTCCCAGAAGCTCTCAGTCTGAAAGACTATGCCCTCAAATACTACGTTGCCCCCACACCCTCAAGTCTCAAAGAACAATGCGAGCAGCTCGGCCATGGTCTTGGATCTTGGCTTCGCGCATTCCACGGCTGGAGCCAAGAACCTAAGCAAGCAGCCCTACGAGAGACGTTTGCAAGGAACAAGGAGATGCAGGGTCTCAAGAACATGATCAATTACCAACAACTGCTGCAGGTGGTGGATCGATACCCCGAGATTCTTGGCGATGCAAGGGACGTTTTTCAGGGTGTCAGTGATCTGGCTGCCGGGGAACTTGCAGATGAATCGGCGTTGTATCCCATTCATGGTGACTTCTGGACTGGAAA TATCTTACTCCCTGACGCTCCTCTGGCAAAAGGCACTCACACTCCCATTCGAATTATTGACTGGGAGATGGTTCAGATTGGTGTTCGGCCTCTGGATCTCGGCCAGGCCATTGCTGAGCTTTGGCAACTCAAGCTATACAAGGACATTGCCGCAGGAGAGTGGCTCATTCAGGCATTTGCCGATGGCTACGGTGCCGTGAGTGATGACTTTGCTTATCGCACAGTTATCCATGTTGGTGTTCACTTGATCTGTTTTGGATCTCAGACGCCAGGATGGGGCGATGCTGAGCAACAGAAGGACGTGGTCAGAACAGGAAAGGAGATTATATTCAGAGCCTGGGCTAGAGATCGTGGCTACTTTGTCGGACATGTTCTCGGTAGCCTGTTCAGAAACTAG
- the RNR2 gene encoding Ribonucleotide-diphosphate reductase (RNR), small subunit, producing MAAQITPSKQAASAIENFNMESPVKKLDFGAANKENEPLNKSLDTTDLKTKMVEEPKKEETKAAVAPGIKSEESDEPLLQENPQRFVLFPIKYHEIWQMYKKAEASFWTAEEIDLSKDLHDWNNRLTADEQFFVSHILAFFAASDGIVNENLVERFSGEVQIPEARCFYGFQIMMENIHSETYSLLIDTYIKEPAQRTYLFNAIDTIPCIRKKADWAIRWIQDKDSSFAQRLVAFAAVEGIFFSGAFASIFWLKKRGLMPGLTFSNELISRDEGLHTDFACLLHSHLKGRASKQMIQDIITDAVTIEQEFLTEALPCALLGMNSDLMKQYIEFVADRLLVALGNEKVYKATNPFDFMENISLGGKTNFFEKRVADYQKAGVLHSATKKTEEDESPKGENGGDFTFDEDF from the exons ATGGCTGCACAAATCACTCCTTCGAAGCAG GCTGCTTCCGCCATTGAGAACTTCAACATGGAGTCTCccgtcaagaagctcgactTCGGCGCCGCCAACAAGGAGAACGAGCCTTTGAACAAGTCCCTCGATACCACCGACCTCAAGACAAAGATGGTCGAagagcccaagaaggaggagaccaaggccgCTGTTGCCCCTGGCATCAAGTCTGAGGAGTCCGATGAGCCTCTACTTCAAGAGAACCCCCAACGTTTTGTTCTCTTTCCCATCAAGTACCATGAG ATTTGGCAAATGtacaagaaggctgaggcttCCTTCTGGACTGCTGAGGAGATTGATCTCTCCAAGGATCTCCACGACTGGAACAACCGCCTGACTGCTGATGAGCAGTTCTTCGTCTCTCATATCCTTGCTTTCTTCGCTGCCTCTGATGGTATTGTCAACGAGAACCTCGTCGAGCGTTTCAGTGGCGAGGTCCAGATCCCCGAGGCTCGTTGCTTCTACGGCTTCCAGATCATGATGGAGAACATTCACTCCGAGACCTACTCCCTCCTCATCGACACATACATTAAGGAGCCCGCCCAGCGAACCTACCTCTTCAACGCCATTGACACTATTCCCTGCATCCGAAAGAAGGCTGACTGGGCCATCCGATGGATCCAGGATAAGGACTCCTCCTTTGCCCAGCGTCTCGTTGCCTtcgctgctgttgagggtATCTTCTTCAGTGGTGCCTTCGCCTCTATCTTCTGGCTCAAGAAGCGCGGTCTCATGCCCGGTCTGACTTTCTCCAACGAGCTCATCTCTCGCGACGAGGGTCTTCACACTGACTTTGCATGCCTCCTCCACTCTCACCTCAAGGGTCGTGCCAGCAAGCAGATGATTCAAGATATCATTACTGACGCCGTCACCATTGAGCAGGAGTTCCTCACTGAGGCTCTTCCCTGTGCCCTTCTCGGCATGAACTCTGACCTCATGAAGCAGTACATTGAGTTCGTCGCTGATCGTCTCCTCGTCGCTCTTGGCAACGAGAAAGTCTACAAGGCCACCAACCCCTTCGACTTCATGGAGAACATCTCCCTTGGCGGCAAGACCAACTTCTTCGAGAAGCGTGTTGCCGACTACCAGAAGGCCGGTGTCCTCCACAGTGCCACTAagaagactgaggaggatgagtcCCCGAAGGGTGAGAACGGCGGTGACTTCACCTTTGACGAGGATTTCTGA
- a CDS encoding hypothetical protein (EggNog:ENOG41~BUSCO:EOG09263OCO) translates to MSTTVGAFIAGGIAACGAVTATHPFETVKIRMQLQGELQNKGHQPHHYRGPIHGVSVIVRNEGVRNIYRGIGAAYIYQVLLNGCRLGFYDPMRNALASFFLKDGKAQNLGINMFCGAASGVIGAAAGSPFFLVKTRLQSFSAFRPVGTQHHYRGAWHGFKSIHGTEGISGLYRGVQAAMIRTAFGSSVQLPTYFFAKRRLVRHFDMEEGPGLHLASSAISGFVVCCVMHPPDTIMSRMYNQNGNLYSSVADCLSKTIRSEGLFALYKGFFPHLARILPHTILTLSLAEQTNKLVRKIEDRILPGRLEMAT, encoded by the exons ATGTCGACCACTGTTGG CGCCTTCATTGCTGGCGGCATTGCCGCCTGCGGTGCCGTCACTGCAACACATCCTTTTGAGACGGTCAAAATTCG TATGCAGTTGCAAGGCGAGCTTCAGAACAAGGGCCATCAACCTCACCATTACAGAGGACCGATCCATGGTGTGAGCGTCATTGTGCGCAACGAAGGTGTCCGTAATATCTACCGCGGAATTGGCGCGGCCTATATCTACCAAGTCCTTCTCAATGGCTGTCGTCTCGGATTCTACGACCCTATGCGCAATGCGCTCGcgagcttcttcctcaaggACGGAAAGGCCCAAAATCTGGGCATCAATATGTTCTGCGGTGCGGCCTCGGGCGTCATCGGCGCCGCCGCCGGAAgccccttcttcctcgtcaagaCCCGATTACAGAGTTTCTCGGCGTTCCGACCCGTTGGCACACAGCACCACTACCGGGGCGCATGGCATGGCTTCAAGTCTATCCATGGAACTGAGGGTATCAGTGGTCTCTACCGTGGTGTGCAGGCTGCCATGATTAGGACTGCTTTCGGCAGCTCTGTTCAGCTTCCCACATATTTCTTCGCGAAGCGCCGCCTGGTTCGTCATTTTGATATGGAAGAGGGCCCCGGTCTGCACTTGGCCTCCAGTGCTATCAGTGGATTCGTTGTCTGCTGCGTGATGCACCCTCCTG ACACCATCATGTCCCGCATGTACAACCAGAACGGCAATCTTTACAGCAGCGTTGCCGACTGTCTCTCCAAAACCATTCGCTCTGAGGGTCTCTTTGCTCTGTACAAGGGATTCTTCCCTCATCTTGCCCGAATTCTACCCCACACCATCCTCACTCTGAGCTTAGCTGAGCAGACCAATAAGCTGGTCCGCAAGATTGAGGATCGCATTCTCCCCGGAAGATTGGAGATGGCGActtga
- a CDS encoding hypothetical protein (EggNog:ENOG41), producing the protein MASQPHQEPDPLDVLQNMVNDVLVHTGKALRASRKDAQGSTQSTQSTLKSKLPESIDGFREALHKLEWDIIDAKSVLMRDIKRLQEQKQQQSQHLQQIQPTPVSQPPQPQPVESQSKSPMVIDLESSPPPPPQDQHMTEIKTNKPVAPFPDMGMGLPDVGQPISVSNDETTSSVIPSTGPEQTNSKTISPSAPTSAPAATAPMAPMPIMEQKPMDSQNNNVTDLTGDGPHSELNFTNMQFTLAPTNNDSQNPSNSQEPSFDLATFAPPEGNDDILGLDDILPANNTSQTNGISQLPAGSADNASKQDLPMDTDNLGVSHEISTNNYDSVFDDEIFGGLGTGDGLADGTDDITFESLMNDRDDDNLNYGEFDDTFLLENI; encoded by the exons ATGGCTTCCCAACCTCATCAGGAGCCGGACCCGCTCGATGTCTTGCAGAATATGGTCAATGATGTC CTGGTACATACTGGAAAGGCTCTCAGAGCTTCCCGCAAGGATGCCCAAGGGAGTACGCAGTCTACTCAGTCAACCCTCAAGTCCAAGTTGCCCGAGTCTATTGACGGTTTCCGGGAAGCCTTGCACAAGCTCGAGTGGGATATT ATCGATGCCAAGTCTGTTCTCATGCGTGATATCAAGCGTCTACAAGAACAGAAACAGCAGCAAAGCCAGCACCTTCAACAGATTCAACCTACTCCTGTATCCCAACCCCCACAACCTCAACCTGTTGAATCCCAGTCCAAATCCCCCATGGTCATCGACCTTGAATCATcgcctccccctccccctcagGATCAGCATATGACAGagatcaagaccaacaagCCAGTTGCCCCCTTTCCTGACATGGGCATGGGACTTCCCGATGTCGGCCAACCTATCAGTGTGTCGAATGATGAGACCACCTCATCTGTAATTCCAAGTACTGGACCTGAACAAACCAACTCCAAGACAATCTCTCCCTCTGCTCCGACTTCAGCTCCAGCTGCCACCGCTCCGATGGCTCCTATGCCGATCATGGAGCAAAAGCCTATGGACAGCCAAAACAATAACGTGACAGACCTTACTGGCGACGGGCCGCATTCAGAACTCAACTTTACAAATATGCAGTTCACGCTGGCTCCCACAAACAACGACTCGCAGAACCCTTCCAATTCTCAGGAGCCTTCTTTTGACCTTGCAACTTTTGCTCCCCCGGAGGGTAATGACGATATACTAGGTCTGGACGACATCCTGCCCGCCAACAACACTTCTCAGACAAATGGCATCTCGCAATTGCCTGCTGGATCTGCCGATAACGCATCCAAGCAAGACCTGCCAATGGATACAGACAACCTGGGAGTCTCACATGAAATATCAACCAATAATTATGATTCTGTTTTTGATGACGAGATCTTCGGTGGTCTCGGCACTGGCGACGGTCTCGCCGATGGAACCGACGACATTACTTTTGAATCACTCATGAACGACCGGGACGATGACAACCTAAACTATGGCGAATTCGATGACACCTTTCTCCTCGAAAACATATAG
- a CDS encoding hypothetical protein (EggNog:ENOG41), whose product MVYLKTSQEWLDQSMALLEARPATTLITTTYKLKPGPTRPDADGDTPVTKPPRGALVLKAYDPISGATIKYRTTKAQEVTRLIHASLGRLGRSMAAVPDVPEVTMADGDVATPAEESQAATPTPQAAQGGGGGKKKKKGKK is encoded by the exons ATGGTGTATCTCAAGACAAGCCAGGAATGGCTCGACCAGTCCATGGCCCTCCTAGAGGCCCGTCCTGCCACC ACTCTCATTACCACAACAtacaagctcaagcctgGCCCTACGCGACCCGATGCAGACGGCGACACACCCGTCACAAAGCCCCCACGCGGCGCTCTTGTCCTCAAGGCCTACGATCCCATCAGCGGCGCGACCATCAAGTACCGCACCACCAAGGCGCAAGAGGTCACTCGGTTGATACATGCCTCCCTGGGCCGGCTAGGAAGAAGTATGGCTGCGGTGCCGGATGTACCTGAGGTGACAATGGCAGATGGCGATGTTGCAACTCCTGCGGAGGAGTCACAAGCTGCTACGCCGACACCGCAGGCTGCACAAGGGGGTGGAGgcggaaagaagaagaagaagggcaagaaatAA